The following coding sequences lie in one Candidatus Kinetoplastibacterium sorsogonicusi genomic window:
- a CDS encoding polyprenyl synthetase family protein — MNLNKIIEPILDDIKNIDKVINHYLNSKISLINNVSNYIINSGGKRLRPLILLMIAKSLGYKGSLHYLLAAIIEFIHTATLLHDDVIDNSNMRRGKKSANIVFGNSCSVLVGDYLYSRAFEMMVDTKSSKIIKIISEATTTIAEGEILQLLSMNNAQLSENDYFKVIISKTAKLFEASAHIGAILSKTDSKNKKSAIDYGLNIGIAFQLIDDILDYTGDISVVGKNLGNDLKEGKTTLPLIHAIQMSNHTNQNIIKEAITNGTTSDFNNIINIIHETDSLNYALLKAEKYASLARNAIEKFPESIYKDSLIKISHLAVKREF; from the coding sequence TTGAATTTAAATAAAATAATTGAACCTATATTAGATGATATAAAAAATATTGATAAAGTGATAAATCATTATTTAAACTCTAAAATTTCATTAATAAATAATGTTAGTAATTATATTATTAATTCTGGAGGAAAACGTTTAAGACCATTAATTTTATTAATGATTGCTAAATCTTTAGGATATAAAGGTTCTTTACATTATTTACTTGCTGCTATTATAGAATTTATACATACAGCTACACTATTACATGATGATGTAATTGATAACTCTAATATGAGAAGAGGCAAAAAATCAGCTAATATAGTTTTTGGAAATTCATGTAGTGTTTTAGTTGGTGATTATTTATATTCTCGTGCCTTTGAAATGATGGTGGATACTAAATCATCTAAAATTATTAAAATAATTTCAGAAGCTACTACTACTATTGCAGAAGGTGAAATATTACAATTATTAAGTATGAATAATGCTCAGTTATCTGAAAATGATTATTTTAAAGTTATAATTTCTAAAACAGCCAAATTATTTGAAGCTTCTGCGCATATTGGAGCAATTTTATCAAAAACAGATTCAAAAAACAAAAAATCAGCCATTGATTATGGTTTAAATATTGGAATTGCATTTCAACTTATAGATGATATTTTAGATTATACTGGTGACATTAGTGTTGTAGGTAAAAATTTAGGTAATGATTTAAAAGAGGGTAAAACTACATTACCACTTATTCATGCTATACAAATGAGTAATCATACTAATCAAAATATTATAAAAGAAGCTATTACTAATGGTACTACTTCTGATTTCAATAATATTATTAATATAATTCATGAAACAGATTCTCTAAATTATGCATTATTAAAGGCAGAAAAATATGCTTCTTTAGCACGTAATGCAATAGAAAAATTTCCAGAATCAATATATAAAGATTCTTTAATAAAAATTTCTCATTTGGC
- the rplU gene encoding 50S ribosomal protein L21, which translates to MYAVIKTGGKQYRVSPGEKLKIEQILADIGDEISFKDVLSIGEGDKIEIGSPFLKDVVVKAKVLSHGKNKKIKIFKMRRRKHYQKHQGHRQSYTELYIDSIVNN; encoded by the coding sequence ATGTACGCAGTCATAAAAACTGGAGGAAAACAATATCGCGTTTCTCCTGGTGAAAAATTAAAAATAGAACAGATACTTGCTGACATAGGAGATGAAATCTCTTTTAAAGATGTTTTATCTATCGGAGAAGGAGATAAAATAGAAATTGGCTCTCCTTTTTTAAAAGATGTTGTTGTAAAAGCAAAAGTTCTTTCTCATGGTAAAAATAAAAAAATTAAAATATTTAAAATGAGAAGGCGTAAGCATTACCAAAAACATCAAGGACATCGTCAATCTTATACAGAACTATATATTGATTCCATAGTCAATAATTAA
- the rpmA gene encoding 50S ribosomal protein L27 — protein MAHKKGGGSTRNGRDSESKRLGVKIFGGQHVNAGAIIVRQRGTKFHAGDNVGIGKDHTLFSLVTGNVKFMIKGKLNKQTVSVIKN, from the coding sequence ATGGCACATAAAAAAGGCGGCGGCTCCACACGCAATGGTAGAGATTCAGAATCAAAAAGGCTTGGTGTAAAAATATTTGGTGGTCAACATGTTAATGCTGGTGCTATAATAGTACGTCAACGTGGCACAAAATTTCATGCTGGTGATAATGTTGGTATAGGAAAAGATCATACTTTATTTTCTTTAGTAACTGGCAATGTAAAATTTATGATCAAAGGAAAACTTAATAAGCAGACTGTTTCTGTAATTAAGAATTAA